Proteins encoded by one window of Phenylobacterium soli:
- the rpoB gene encoding DNA-directed RNA polymerase subunit beta, which yields MAHSYTGKKRIRKSFGRIPEAVQMPNLIEVQRSSYEQFLQREVRPADRGDEGLEAVFKSVFPIKDFNERAVLEYVSYEFEEPKYDVEECVQRDMTYAAPLKVKLRLIVFETDEETGARSVKDIKEQDVYMGDIPLMTEKGTFIVNGTQRVIVSQMHRSPGVFFDHDKGKTHASGKLLFAARVIPYRGSWLDFEFDAKDIVYVRIDRRRKLPATTFLMALGMDGEEILSTFYDTVSYEKRADKKGQAGGWTTPYKAERWRGAKPDFALVDADTGEEIAPAGQKISARNAKKFADAGLKTLLLPPEALAGKYLARDLVNFETGEIYAEAGDELDAGLLAALEEQGFSTLDVLDVDEVTLGAYIRNTLRVDKNTAREDALFDIYRVMRPGEPPTVEAAEAMFKSLFFDSERYDLSSVGRVKMNMRLELDCPDDVRILRKEDVLAVLQTLVGLRDGRGEIDDIDNLGNRRVRSVGELLENQYRVGLLRMERAIKERMSSVDIDTVMPHDLINAKPAAAAVREFFGSSQLSQFMDQTNPLSEITHKRRLSALGPGGLTRERAGFEVRDVHPTHYGRICPIETPEGPNIGLINSLATHAVVNKYGFIESPYRRIKDGKITDEVVYMSAMEEAKHAIAQANIKLDSGVIVEDLVPGRINGEPTLIVKDQVDLMDVSPKQVVSVAASLIPFLENDDANRALMGSNMQKQAVPLIQSDAPLVGTGMESVVAVDSGAVVVARRPGVVENIDGTRIVVRATEETDPTKPGVDIYRLQKFQRSNTSTCINQRPLVRVGDRVKAGDVIADGPSTELGELALGRNALVAFMPWNGYNFEDSILISERIVRDDVFTSIHIEEFEVMARDTKLGPEEITRDIPNVGEEALRNLDEAGIVAIGAEVQPGDILVGKVTPKGESPMTPEEKLLRAIFGEKASDVRDTSLRLPPGVAGTIVEVRVFNRHGVDKDERALAIERAEIDRLGKDRDDEFAILNRNMQGRLRQLLVGKNAVSGPKGLGRGEITADKLEEIAPGLWWQIALDDEKAMGELEALRKQFDEARKRLDRRFEDKVDKLQRGDELPPGVMKMVKVFVAVKRKLQPGDKMAGRHGNKGVISKILPIEDMPYLEDGTSVDIVLNPLGVPSRMNVGQIFETHLGWAAAGLGKQVARVLEDWQNGGQKQALVEHLREVYGKDEELPDTEEELVELARNLSKGIPFATPVFDGAHIDDIENLLEKAGLDRSGQSYLYDGQTGERFKRPVTVGYIYMLKLHHLVDDKIHARSIGPYSLVTQQPLGGKAQFGGQRFGEMEVWALEAYGAAYTLQEMLTVKSDDVAGRTKVYESIVRGDDTFEAGIPESFNVLVKEMRSLGLNVELENS from the coding sequence ATGGCGCACTCCTACACCGGTAAGAAGCGGATCCGGAAGTCGTTCGGCCGCATCCCCGAAGCCGTGCAGATGCCGAACCTCATCGAGGTTCAGCGCTCCTCCTACGAGCAGTTCCTGCAGCGCGAAGTCCGGCCCGCCGACCGCGGCGACGAGGGCCTGGAAGCGGTCTTCAAGTCCGTATTCCCGATCAAGGACTTCAACGAGCGCGCGGTGCTCGAGTACGTCTCCTACGAGTTCGAGGAGCCGAAGTACGACGTCGAGGAATGCGTCCAGCGCGACATGACCTATGCCGCGCCCCTGAAGGTGAAGCTGCGCCTCATCGTCTTCGAAACCGACGAAGAGACCGGCGCCCGCTCCGTGAAGGACATCAAGGAGCAGGACGTCTACATGGGCGACATCCCGCTCATGACGGAGAAGGGCACCTTCATCGTCAACGGGACCCAGCGCGTCATCGTCTCGCAGATGCACCGCTCGCCGGGCGTCTTCTTCGACCACGACAAGGGCAAGACCCACGCCTCGGGCAAGCTGCTGTTCGCCGCCCGCGTGATCCCCTACCGCGGCTCGTGGCTCGATTTCGAGTTCGACGCCAAGGACATCGTCTACGTCCGTATCGACCGCCGCCGTAAGCTGCCGGCCACCACCTTCCTGATGGCGCTCGGCATGGATGGCGAGGAGATCCTCTCCACCTTCTACGACACCGTTTCCTACGAGAAGCGCGCCGACAAGAAGGGCCAGGCGGGCGGCTGGACCACCCCCTACAAGGCCGAGCGCTGGCGCGGCGCCAAGCCGGACTTCGCCCTGGTGGACGCCGACACCGGCGAGGAGATCGCCCCGGCCGGCCAGAAGATCTCGGCGCGCAACGCCAAGAAGTTCGCCGACGCGGGCCTCAAGACCCTGCTGCTGCCGCCGGAAGCCCTGGCGGGCAAGTACCTGGCGCGCGACCTGGTGAACTTCGAGACCGGCGAGATCTACGCCGAAGCCGGCGACGAGCTGGACGCCGGCCTGCTGGCCGCGCTGGAGGAGCAGGGCTTCTCGACCCTCGACGTCCTCGACGTCGATGAGGTGACGCTCGGCGCCTACATCCGCAACACCCTGCGCGTCGACAAGAACACCGCCCGCGAGGACGCGCTGTTCGACATCTACCGCGTCATGCGTCCGGGCGAGCCGCCGACGGTGGAAGCCGCCGAGGCGATGTTCAAGTCGCTGTTCTTCGATTCCGAGCGCTACGACCTGTCCTCGGTCGGCCGCGTGAAGATGAACATGCGCCTGGAACTCGACTGCCCCGACGACGTGCGGATCCTGCGCAAGGAAGACGTGCTGGCGGTGCTGCAGACCCTGGTGGGCCTGCGCGACGGCCGCGGCGAGATCGACGACATCGACAACCTCGGCAACCGCCGGGTGCGTTCGGTCGGCGAACTGCTGGAGAACCAGTATCGCGTCGGCCTGCTGCGCATGGAGCGGGCGATCAAGGAGCGCATGAGCTCGGTCGACATCGACACGGTCATGCCGCACGACCTGATCAACGCCAAGCCGGCCGCGGCCGCGGTGCGGGAGTTCTTCGGCTCCTCGCAGCTGTCGCAGTTCATGGACCAGACCAACCCGCTGTCGGAAATCACCCATAAGCGGCGTCTGTCGGCCCTCGGCCCGGGCGGCCTGACCCGCGAGCGCGCGGGCTTCGAAGTCCGCGACGTGCACCCGACCCACTACGGCCGGATCTGCCCGATCGAGACGCCCGAAGGTCCGAACATCGGTCTGATCAACTCGCTGGCCACCCACGCGGTGGTCAACAAGTACGGCTTCATCGAGAGCCCGTACCGGCGGATCAAGGACGGCAAGATCACGGACGAGGTGGTCTACATGTCGGCCATGGAAGAGGCGAAGCACGCCATCGCCCAGGCCAACATCAAGCTCGACTCCGGCGTCATCGTCGAAGACCTGGTCCCCGGCCGGATCAACGGCGAACCCACCCTGATCGTGAAGGATCAGGTGGACCTGATGGACGTGTCGCCCAAGCAGGTCGTCTCCGTCGCCGCCTCGCTGATCCCGTTCCTCGAGAACGACGACGCGAACCGCGCGCTGATGGGCTCGAACATGCAGAAGCAGGCTGTGCCGCTCATCCAGTCGGATGCGCCGCTGGTCGGCACCGGCATGGAGAGCGTGGTGGCCGTGGACTCCGGCGCCGTCGTGGTGGCCCGCCGCCCCGGCGTGGTGGAGAACATCGACGGCACCCGTATCGTCGTGCGCGCCACCGAAGAGACCGACCCGACGAAGCCGGGCGTCGACATCTACCGCCTGCAGAAGTTCCAGCGCTCCAACACCTCGACCTGCATCAACCAGCGTCCGCTGGTGCGCGTGGGCGACCGGGTGAAGGCCGGCGACGTGATCGCCGACGGCCCGTCGACGGAGCTGGGCGAACTGGCGCTGGGCCGCAACGCCCTCGTCGCGTTCATGCCCTGGAACGGCTACAACTTCGAAGACTCGATCCTGATCTCCGAGCGGATCGTGCGCGATGACGTGTTCACCTCGATCCACATCGAGGAGTTCGAGGTCATGGCCCGCGACACCAAGCTGGGCCCGGAAGAGATCACCCGCGACATCCCGAACGTCGGCGAGGAAGCGCTCCGCAACCTCGACGAAGCGGGCATCGTGGCGATCGGCGCGGAAGTGCAGCCCGGCGACATCCTCGTCGGCAAGGTCACGCCGAAGGGCGAAAGCCCGATGACCCCCGAAGAGAAGCTGCTGCGCGCCATCTTCGGCGAGAAGGCTTCCGACGTCCGCGACACCTCCCTGCGTCTGCCCCCTGGCGTCGCCGGCACCATCGTGGAAGTCCGCGTCTTCAACCGCCACGGCGTCGACAAGGACGAGCGGGCCCTGGCCATCGAGCGCGCCGAGATCGACCGCCTGGGCAAGGACCGCGACGACGAGTTCGCGATCCTGAACCGCAACATGCAGGGCCGTCTGCGCCAGCTGCTGGTCGGCAAGAACGCCGTCTCGGGTCCGAAGGGCCTGGGCCGCGGCGAGATCACCGCCGACAAGCTGGAAGAGATCGCGCCCGGCCTGTGGTGGCAGATCGCCCTCGACGACGAGAAGGCGATGGGCGAGCTCGAAGCGCTGCGCAAGCAGTTCGACGAGGCCCGCAAGCGCCTCGACCGCCGCTTCGAGGACAAGGTCGACAAGCTGCAGCGTGGCGACGAGCTGCCGCCCGGCGTGATGAAGATGGTCAAGGTGTTCGTGGCGGTGAAGCGCAAGCTGCAGCCGGGCGACAAGATGGCTGGCCGTCACGGCAACAAGGGGGTCATCTCCAAGATCCTGCCGATCGAGGACATGCCCTACCTGGAGGACGGCACCAGCGTCGACATCGTGCTGAACCCGCTGGGCGTGCCTTCGCGGATGAACGTCGGCCAGATCTTCGAGACCCACCTCGGCTGGGCCGCGGCCGGTCTCGGCAAGCAGGTCGCGCGCGTCCTCGAGGACTGGCAGAACGGCGGGCAGAAGCAGGCGCTCGTCGAGCACCTGCGCGAGGTCTACGGCAAGGACGAGGAACTGCCGGACACCGAGGAGGAGCTCGTGGAGCTCGCCCGCAACCTGTCGAAGGGCATCCCCTTCGCCACGCCGGTGTTCGACGGGGCCCACATCGACGACATCGAGAACCTGCTCGAGAAGGCGGGCCTCGACCGCTCCGGCCAGTCGTACCTGTACGACGGCCAGACGGGCGAGCGCTTCAAGCGTCCGGTCACGGTCGGCTACATCTACATGCTGAAGCTGCACCACCTGGTCGACGACAAGATCCACGCCCGTTCGATCGGCCCGTACTCGCTCGTCACCCAGCAGCCGCTGGGCGGCAAGGCGCAGTTCGGTGGTCAGCGCTTCGGGGAAATGGAAGTCTGGGCCCTGGAAGCCTACGGCGCCGCCTACACCCTGCAGGAGATGCTGACGGTGAAGTCGGACGACGTGGCCGGCCGGACGAAGGTCTACGAGTCCATCGTCCGCGGCGACGACACCTTCGAGGCCGGCATTCCGGAAAGCTTCAACGTGCTGGTCAAGGAGATGCGCTCCCTCGGCCTGAACGTGGAGCTGGAGAACAGCTGA
- the rpoC gene encoding DNA-directed RNA polymerase subunit beta', whose product MNQEVLNIFNPVQAAPTFDQIRIALASPEKIRSWSFGEIKKPETINYRTFKPERDGLFCARIFGPTKDYECLCGKYKRMKYKGIICEKCGVEVTLARVRRERMGHIELASPVAHIWFLKSLPSRIALMLDMALKDVERVLYFENYIVTEPGLTPLKQHQLLSEDDYMRFQEEFGDDSFTAEIGAEAVHGMLKGLELEKVAEQLREELKTTTSEMKLKKASKRLKLIESFMESNNKPEWMILTVIPVIPPELRPLVPLDGGRFATSDLNDLYRRVINRNNRLKRLIELRAPDIIIRNEKRMLQEAVDALFDNGRRGRVITGANKRPLKSLADMLKGKQGRFRQNLLGKRVDYSGRSVIVVGPELKLHECGLPKKMALELFKPFIYARLDAKGLSGTVKQSKRMVEREQPAVWDILDEVIREHPVLLNRAPTLHRLGIQAFEPKLIEGKAIQLHPLVCAAFNADFDGDQMAVHVPLSLEAQLEARVLMMSTNNILSPANGRPIIVPSQDIVLGLYYLSLAKDGEPGEGKVFADLGEIELALDAKVITLHSKVKARFSESDADGNIVRKLIDTTPGRMKIAALLPQHPAIGHRLLDKALTKKEIGNLIDTVYRHCGQKATVIFADQIMGLGFREAAKAGISFGKDDIVIPARKKPIVEETRKLVEEYEQQYADGLITKGEKYNKVVDAWAKATDRVADEMMAEVATTPMVDGRTGEINSIYMMSHSGARGSQAQMKQLGGMRGLMAKPSGEIIETPITSNFKEGLTVQEYFNSTHGARKGLADTALKTANSGYLTRRLVDVAQDCIINEEDCGTTRGITLRAVVEGGDVLVSLGLRILGRFAAEDVKDPGTNEVIVPADTYLDENMIELIESAGVQSVKVRSVLTCEAKNGVCAACYGRDLARGTPVNIGEAVGVIAAQSIGEPGTQLTMRTFHIGGTAQVAEQSFYESGNEGVARISGGNTVIAPDGALISMSRNLQLTVQVDGKDREAYKVPYGARLKVKDGDKVKRGQRLAEWDPYTTPIITEVGGRVRFEDLVENVSVREEADEATGISNRVVIDWRASTKGSDLRPAMAVLDEQGAYKRISNGGEARYLLPVGAILSLGDGDEVKPGEVLARIPTESAKTRDITGGLPRVAELFEARRPKDCAVIAEMDGRVEFGRDYKNKRRIKITPEDGGEAVEFLIPKGKHIAVHDGDVIRKGEYLIDGNPDPHDILRIQGIEALADFLVNEIQEVYRLQGVPINDKHIETIVRQMLQKVEILEPGDTGLLKGDHLDKVEVDEENAKAEARGGRAALTQPVLLGITKASLQTRSFISAASFQETTRVLTEASVQGKIDTLEGLKENVIVGRLIPAGTGSYLRNLQRIAAKRDEALAQSREQAMEPLPEVIADAAEAERVEQ is encoded by the coding sequence ATGAACCAGGAAGTCCTGAACATCTTCAATCCGGTGCAAGCCGCGCCGACGTTCGACCAGATCCGCATCGCGCTCGCGTCGCCGGAAAAGATCCGGTCGTGGTCGTTCGGCGAGATCAAGAAGCCGGAAACGATCAACTACCGCACGTTCAAGCCCGAGCGTGACGGCCTGTTCTGCGCCCGCATCTTCGGTCCGACGAAGGACTACGAGTGCCTGTGCGGCAAGTACAAGCGGATGAAGTACAAAGGCATCATCTGCGAGAAGTGCGGCGTCGAGGTGACGCTGGCGCGCGTCCGGCGCGAGCGGATGGGCCACATCGAGCTGGCCAGCCCGGTCGCCCACATCTGGTTCCTGAAGTCGCTGCCCTCGCGCATCGCCCTGATGCTCGATATGGCGCTGAAGGACGTCGAGCGCGTCCTGTACTTCGAGAACTACATCGTCACCGAGCCGGGCCTGACCCCGCTGAAGCAGCACCAGCTGCTGTCGGAAGACGACTACATGCGCTTCCAGGAGGAGTTCGGCGACGACAGCTTCACCGCCGAGATCGGCGCCGAGGCCGTCCACGGCATGCTGAAGGGCCTCGAGCTCGAGAAGGTGGCCGAGCAGCTTCGCGAGGAGCTGAAGACCACCACCTCCGAGATGAAGCTCAAGAAGGCGTCCAAGCGCCTGAAGCTCATCGAGAGCTTCATGGAGAGCAACAACAAGCCGGAATGGATGATCCTGACGGTCATCCCGGTGATCCCGCCGGAGCTGCGCCCGCTGGTGCCGCTCGACGGTGGCCGCTTCGCGACCTCCGACCTGAACGACCTCTACCGGCGGGTCATCAACCGGAACAACCGCCTCAAGCGCCTCATCGAGCTGCGCGCGCCGGACATCATCATCCGCAACGAAAAGCGGATGCTGCAGGAAGCCGTCGACGCCCTGTTCGACAACGGCCGCCGCGGCCGCGTGATCACCGGCGCCAACAAGCGTCCGCTGAAGTCGCTGGCCGACATGCTGAAGGGCAAGCAGGGCCGCTTCCGCCAGAACCTGCTCGGCAAGCGCGTCGACTACTCGGGCCGTTCGGTCATCGTGGTCGGCCCCGAGCTGAAGCTGCACGAGTGCGGCCTGCCGAAGAAGATGGCGCTCGAGCTGTTCAAGCCGTTCATCTACGCGCGGCTGGACGCCAAGGGCCTGTCCGGAACCGTCAAGCAGTCCAAGCGCATGGTGGAGCGTGAGCAGCCGGCGGTGTGGGACATCCTCGACGAGGTGATCCGCGAGCACCCGGTGCTGCTGAACCGCGCCCCGACCCTGCACCGTCTGGGCATCCAGGCGTTCGAGCCGAAGCTGATCGAAGGCAAGGCCATCCAGCTGCACCCGCTGGTCTGCGCCGCGTTCAACGCCGACTTCGACGGCGACCAGATGGCCGTCCACGTGCCGCTCTCGCTGGAAGCCCAGCTGGAAGCGCGCGTGCTGATGATGTCGACGAACAACATCCTGTCGCCCGCCAACGGCCGGCCGATCATCGTGCCGTCGCAGGACATCGTTCTCGGTCTCTACTACCTGTCGCTGGCCAAGGACGGCGAGCCGGGCGAGGGCAAGGTGTTCGCCGATCTCGGCGAGATCGAGCTGGCGCTCGACGCCAAGGTCATCACCCTGCACTCGAAGGTGAAGGCGCGCTTCTCCGAGAGCGACGCCGACGGCAACATCGTGCGCAAGCTGATCGACACGACGCCGGGCCGGATGAAGATCGCCGCCCTCCTGCCTCAGCACCCCGCGATCGGCCACCGGCTGCTCGACAAGGCGCTGACCAAGAAGGAGATCGGCAACCTGATCGACACCGTCTACCGGCACTGCGGTCAGAAGGCGACGGTCATCTTCGCCGACCAGATCATGGGCCTGGGCTTCCGCGAGGCGGCCAAGGCGGGCATCTCGTTCGGCAAGGACGACATCGTCATCCCGGCCCGCAAGAAGCCGATCGTCGAAGAGACCCGCAAGCTGGTCGAGGAGTACGAGCAGCAGTACGCCGACGGCCTGATCACCAAGGGCGAGAAGTACAACAAGGTGGTCGACGCCTGGGCCAAGGCGACGGACCGGGTGGCCGACGAGATGATGGCCGAGGTGGCGACGACCCCGATGGTCGACGGCCGCACCGGCGAGATCAACTCGATCTACATGATGAGCCACTCCGGCGCCCGCGGTTCGCAGGCCCAGATGAAGCAGCTCGGCGGCATGCGCGGCCTGATGGCCAAGCCGTCCGGCGAGATCATCGAGACGCCGATCACCTCGAACTTCAAGGAAGGCCTGACCGTCCAGGAGTACTTCAACTCCACCCACGGCGCCCGTAAGGGCCTGGCCGACACCGCGCTCAAGACGGCGAACTCGGGCTACCTGACCCGCCGCCTCGTGGACGTGGCGCAGGACTGCATCATCAACGAGGAAGACTGCGGCACCACGCGCGGCATCACGCTGCGGGCGGTGGTCGAGGGCGGCGACGTGCTCGTCTCGCTCGGCCTGCGCATCCTGGGCCGTTTCGCGGCCGAGGACGTGAAGGACCCGGGCACGAACGAAGTGATCGTGCCGGCCGACACCTACCTCGACGAGAACATGATCGAGCTGATCGAAAGCGCCGGCGTCCAGTCGGTGAAGGTCCGCTCGGTCCTGACCTGCGAGGCCAAGAACGGCGTCTGCGCGGCCTGCTACGGCCGTGACCTGGCGCGCGGCACCCCGGTGAACATCGGCGAGGCCGTGGGCGTCATCGCCGCCCAGTCGATCGGCGAGCCGGGCACCCAGCTGACGATGCGGACTTTCCACATCGGCGGCACCGCCCAGGTGGCCGAGCAGTCGTTCTACGAGTCCGGCAACGAAGGCGTGGCCCGGATCAGCGGTGGCAACACCGTCATCGCTCCGGACGGCGCCCTGATCAGCATGAGCCGCAACCTGCAGCTCACCGTGCAGGTCGATGGCAAGGACCGCGAGGCCTACAAGGTGCCTTACGGGGCCCGCCTGAAGGTCAAGGACGGCGACAAGGTCAAGCGCGGCCAGCGCCTGGCCGAGTGGGACCCCTACACCACGCCGATCATCACCGAAGTGGGCGGCCGGGTGCGCTTCGAGGACCTGGTGGAGAACGTCTCGGTCCGCGAGGAAGCCGACGAAGCCACCGGCATCTCGAACCGCGTGGTCATCGACTGGCGCGCCTCCACCAAGGGTTCGGACCTGCGTCCGGCCATGGCGGTGCTGGACGAGCAGGGCGCCTACAAGCGCATCTCCAACGGCGGCGAGGCCCGTTACCTCCTGCCGGTCGGCGCCATCCTTTCGCTGGGTGACGGCGACGAGGTGAAGCCGGGCGAGGTGCTGGCCCGTATTCCGACGGAAAGCGCCAAGACGCGCGACATCACCGGCGGTCTGCCGCGGGTGGCCGAGCTCTTCGAAGCGCGGCGTCCGAAGGATTGCGCGGTCATCGCCGAGATGGACGGCCGGGTCGAGTTCGGTCGGGACTACAAGAACAAGCGCCGCATCAAGATCACGCCGGAGGACGGCGGCGAGGCGGTCGAGTTCCTGATCCCGAAGGGCAAGCACATCGCCGTCCACGACGGCGACGTGATCCGCAAGGGCGAGTACCTCATCGACGGCAACCCGGATCCGCACGACATCCTGCGCATCCAGGGCATCGAGGCGCTGGCCGACTTCCTGGTCAACGAGATCCAGGAGGTCTACCGACTGCAGGGCGTGCCGATCAACGACAAGCACATCGAGACGATCGTGCGTCAGATGCTGCAGAAGGTGGAGATCCTCGAGCCGGGCGACACCGGCCTGCTCAAGGGCGACCACCTGGACAAGGTTGAGGTCGACGAGGAGAACGCCAAGGCGGAAGCCCGCGGCGGCCGCGCGGCGCTCACCCAGCCGGTCCTGCTCGGCATCACCAAGGCCTCGCTGCAGACGCGCAGCTTCATCTCGGCGGCGTCGTTCCAGGAGACCACCCGGGTCCTCACCGAGGCCTCGGTCCAGGGCAAGATCGACACCCTGGAAGGCCTCAAGGAGAACGTCATCGTCGGCCGCCTCATCCCGGCGGGCACGGGCTCGTACCTGCGCAACCTGCAGCGCATCGCCGCCAAGCGCGACGAGGCCCTGGCGCAGAGCCGCGAGCAGGCGATGGAGCCTCTGCCCGAGGTCATCGCCGACGCGGCCGAGGCCGAACGCGTGGAGCAGTAG
- a CDS encoding ferritin-like domain-containing protein: MLHVSVVKGPPTEVQYFDEDDLAHRLTDHDVEVIREIFKTPLTGSYNWDYEAANARIRRLYELGKRFNWNAELDVDWSQALPADAGDEIEPEGWRDHPKWKALSPEQKREFMARTNAQTLSQFLHGEQGALMVASQLVTCAPTHDAKLYAASQTFDEARHVEVFHRYLMERCHMIYPINPNLKFLLDKVLTDERWDLKFIGMQILIEGLALAAFQTIHSTTKDPLLRDIVGLVMRDEGRHVAFGVNYLEDWIRSLPQEQIEERAQFAYEACVVMRNRLVSTNVAQEFGFTEEEALEVNNASQGGQAFRTFLFERMIPNLKRVGLLTDKIRPKFEELGVLQFENLKDDGMIDWATLEAPLQKAGGRVAA; this comes from the coding sequence ATGCTGCACGTCTCTGTCGTGAAGGGCCCGCCCACCGAGGTTCAGTACTTCGATGAGGACGACCTCGCCCACCGGCTGACCGACCACGACGTCGAGGTCATCCGCGAGATCTTCAAGACCCCGCTGACCGGCTCCTACAACTGGGACTACGAGGCGGCCAACGCCCGTATCCGGCGGCTCTACGAGCTCGGCAAGCGCTTCAACTGGAACGCCGAGCTGGACGTGGACTGGAGCCAGGCCCTGCCGGCCGACGCCGGCGACGAGATCGAGCCCGAAGGGTGGCGCGACCATCCGAAGTGGAAGGCGCTGAGCCCTGAGCAGAAGCGCGAGTTCATGGCCCGCACCAACGCCCAGACCCTCTCCCAATTCCTGCACGGCGAGCAGGGCGCCCTGATGGTCGCCTCCCAGCTCGTCACCTGCGCCCCGACCCACGACGCCAAGCTCTACGCCGCCTCCCAGACCTTCGACGAGGCGCGGCACGTGGAGGTGTTCCATCGCTATCTGATGGAGCGCTGCCACATGATCTATCCGATCAATCCGAACCTGAAGTTCCTGCTCGACAAGGTGCTGACCGACGAGCGCTGGGACCTGAAGTTCATCGGCATGCAGATCCTCATCGAGGGCCTCGCGCTGGCGGCCTTCCAGACCATCCACTCGACCACCAAGGACCCGCTGCTGCGCGACATCGTCGGTCTGGTCATGCGCGACGAGGGCCGCCACGTGGCCTTCGGCGTCAACTACCTCGAGGACTGGATCCGCTCGCTGCCGCAGGAGCAGATCGAGGAGCGGGCGCAGTTCGCCTACGAGGCCTGCGTGGTCATGCGCAACCGCCTGGTGTCGACCAACGTGGCCCAGGAGTTCGGCTTCACCGAGGAGGAGGCGCTGGAGGTCAACAACGCCAGCCAGGGCGGTCAGGCGTTCCGCACCTTCCTGTTCGAGCGGATGATCCCGAACCTGAAGCGCGTGGGCCTGCTCACCGACAAGATCCGGCCGAAGTTCGAGGAGCTGGGCGTGCTCCAGTTCGAGAACCTCAAGGACGACGGCATGATCGACTGGGCGACGCTGGAAGCGCCGCTGCAGAAGGCGGGCGGCCGCGTCGCGGCCTGA
- a CDS encoding flagellar biosynthesis protein FlhF, translated as MSAARRGRKIGAIAVSAVIHAVLLTAVALHAPSLFIPHESRGPPEPIIPILLMPRTPPAPRAAGVAPAPIRLHRRQLRYAPKELPVPPLHVPEPKTQPASPAPPVFRPAPLPRGGQKEELRLTLRRSAIGCANPEAAGLSREEREACAEQLGQGAGAAPFRGLGLPAGKQGALERAGARKEAERRYKEAPPPAGLSQGGPGATAEDLGRSLGNDRPKASAPF; from the coding sequence ATGTCGGCGGCCAGGCGCGGCCGGAAGATCGGAGCGATCGCGGTCTCGGCCGTCATCCACGCCGTCCTCCTGACGGCGGTGGCCCTGCATGCGCCCAGCCTGTTCATCCCGCACGAGAGCCGCGGCCCGCCCGAGCCGATCATTCCCATCCTCCTGATGCCGCGCACGCCGCCCGCGCCCCGCGCGGCGGGCGTCGCCCCCGCGCCGATCCGCCTGCACCGCCGCCAACTGCGCTATGCGCCCAAGGAGCTGCCGGTGCCGCCGCTGCACGTGCCGGAGCCGAAGACCCAGCCCGCCTCGCCCGCCCCGCCCGTCTTCCGGCCCGCGCCCCTGCCCAGGGGCGGCCAGAAGGAGGAGCTGAGGCTGACGCTGCGCCGCAGCGCCATCGGCTGCGCCAATCCCGAGGCCGCCGGCCTGTCGCGCGAGGAGCGCGAGGCCTGCGCCGAACAGCTCGGCCAGGGCGCCGGCGCCGCGCCGTTCCGCGGACTCGGCCTTCCGGCCGGCAAGCAGGGCGCGCTCGAGCGCGCCGGGGCGCGCAAGGAGGCGGAGCGCAGATACAAGGAAGCCCCGCCGCCGGCGGGGCTGTCCCAGGGCGGACCTGGCGCGACGGCCGAGGACCTCGGACGCTCGCTTGGTAACGACCGCCCGAAAGCCTCCGCTCCCTTCTGA
- the rpsL gene encoding 30S ribosomal protein S12, with protein sequence MPTVNQLIRKPRSPKPSRNKVPALKGCPQRRGVCTRVYTTTPKKPNSALRKVAKVRLTTGIEAVCYIPGEGHNLQEHSVVLIRGGRVKDLPGVRYHILRGVLDTQGVKDRKQRRSLYGAKRPK encoded by the coding sequence ATGCCCACAGTCAACCAGCTCATCCGCAAGCCGCGTTCGCCCAAGCCGTCGCGGAACAAGGTGCCCGCCCTGAAGGGCTGCCCGCAGCGCCGCGGCGTCTGCACCCGGGTTTACACTACGACCCCGAAGAAGCCGAACTCGGCGCTTCGTAAGGTCGCTAAGGTGCGCCTGACCACGGGCATCGAAGCGGTGTGCTACATCCCCGGCGAAGGCCACAACCTGCAGGAGCACTCCGTGGTGCTCATCCGTGGCGGCCGCGTGAAGGACCTTCCGGGCGTCCGCTACCACATCCTGCGCGGCGTGCTCGACACCCAAGGGGTCAAGGACCGCAAGCAGCGCCGTTCGCTCTACGGCGCCAAGCGTCCGAAGTAA
- the rpsG gene encoding 30S ribosomal protein S7 translates to MSRRRRADKREVLPDPKFGDLTVTKFMNYVMYEGKKAVAENILYGAFDILETRRKDMGPLETFHAALDNVAPAIEVRSRRVGGATYQVPVEVRPERRRALAIRWLVNAARSRGENTMTEKLAGELLDAASNRGSAVKKREDTHKMAEANRAFSHYRW, encoded by the coding sequence ATGTCCCGCCGCCGCCGCGCTGATAAACGCGAAGTCCTTCCGGATCCCAAGTTCGGTGATCTGACCGTCACGAAGTTCATGAACTACGTGATGTACGAAGGCAAAAAGGCCGTCGCCGAGAACATCCTCTACGGCGCCTTCGACATCCTCGAGACCCGCCGCAAGGACATGGGCCCGCTGGAAACCTTCCACGCCGCGCTCGACAACGTCGCCCCGGCGATCGAGGTCCGCTCCCGCCGCGTCGGCGGTGCGACCTACCAGGTTCCGGTGGAAGTCCGTCCCGAGCGCCGCCGTGCGCTGGCCATCCGCTGGCTGGTCAACGCCGCCCGTTCGCGCGGCGAGAACACCATGACCGAGAAGCTCGCCGGCGAGCTGCTCGACGCCGCGTCGAACCGCGGTTCGGCCGTCAAGAAGCGTGAAGACACGCACAAGATGGCCGAAGCCAACCGGGCCTTCTCGCACTACCGCTGGTAA